One stretch of Strix uralensis isolate ZFMK-TIS-50842 chromosome 17, bStrUra1, whole genome shotgun sequence DNA includes these proteins:
- the MMP17 gene encoding matrix metalloproteinase-17 isoform X2: protein MLLVVALWLAWQEAPAAPTPAADDITRGVDWLTKFGYLPPPDPVTGQLQTQEELTKAITAMQRFGGLEATGVLDEATLELMKTPRCSLPDLATTETRRKRFAQAVTKWSKRNLSWRVRTFPKESHLGHDTVRALMYYALKVWSDITPLNFHEVAGNNADIQIDFSKADHNDGYPFDGPGGTVAHAFFPGDHHTAGDTHFDDDEYWTFRSSDAHGMDLFAVAVHEFGHAIGLTHISAIESIMRPYYQGPVGDPLKYDLPYEDKVRIWQLYAKPEVSKTDDHPILPELPENRSTVPLRRDVPNRCNTHFDAVAQIRGEAFFFKGKYFWRLTRNKHLVSLQPAQIHRFWRGLPLNLDSLDAVYERTSDHKIVFFKGDRYWVFKDNNVEEGYPRPISDFGLPLGGIDAAFSWAHNDKTYFFKDNLYWCYDDHERRMDPGYPSETILWKGIPSPLDDAMRWSDGASYFFRGKEYWKVLDSDLEAQPGYPQSIARDWLVCSDMQSDAPEAAGSSRTGARSKPGQHDESRSENGYEVCSCTSASPSLRACPVLRLSASLVLTSVWTATLMCAAL from the exons GACTGGCTGACAAAATTTGGGTATCTGCCTCCTCCGGATCCTGTCACAGGACAACTGCAGACACAGGAGGAGCTCACCAAGGCCATCACTGCCATGCAGCGGTTTGGGGGGCTCGAGGCAACGGGGGTCCTAG ACGAAGCCACGCTGGAGCTGATGAAGACCCCTCGCTGCTCTCTGCCCGACCTTGCCACCACGGAGACCAGGAGGAAGAGATTTGCACAGGCTGTCACCAAGTGGAGCAAAAGGAACTTGTCTTGGAG AGTTCGCACCTTCCCAAAAGAGTCCCACCTGGGCCACGACACAGTCCGAGCCCTGATGTACTATGCCCTGAAGGTCTGGAGCGACATTACCCCACTGAATTTCCATGAAGTGGCAGGTAACAACGCTGATATCCAGATAGACTTCTCCAAGGCAGATCACAATGATGGCTATCCCTTTGATGGGCCTGGTGGGACAGTGGCACATGCTTTCTTCCCTGGAGACCATCACACAGCTGGAGACACTCATTTTGACGATGACGAATACTGGACCTTCCGATCATCAG ATGCTCATGGGATGGACCTGTTTGCTGTAGCTGTCCATGAGTTTGGCCATGCTATTGGCTTGACCCACATCTCTGCCATAGAGTCTATCATGAGACCCTACTACCAAGGTCCAGTGGGGGATCCTCTGAAGTATGACCTACCTTATGAGGACAAAGTCCGAATCTGGCAACTCTACG CCAAGCCTGAAGTAAGCAAAACTGATGACCATCCTATCCTGCCAGAGCTGCCAGAGAACCGCTCCACTGTCCC GCTCAGGCGGGACGTGCCCAACAGATGCAACACTCACTTTGACGCGGTGGCCCAGATCAGGGGAGAGGCTTTCTTCTTCAAAG GCAAGTACTTCTGGAGACTGACTCGCAATAAGCACTTGGTCTCCCTCCAGCCGGCTCAGATCCACCGTTTCTGGCGGGGCTTGCCGCTCAACCTGGACAGCCTGGACGCGGTCTATGAGAGAACCAGCGACCACAAGATTGTCTTCTTCAAAG gaGACAGATACTGGGTCTTCAAAGACAATAACGTGGAGGAAGGATATCCACGGCCGATCTCGGACTTCGGTCTGCCACTGGGAGGAATCGACGCTGCTTTCTCCTGGGCCCACAATGACAAGACTTATTTCTTTAAGGACAATCTCTACTGGTGCTACGACGACCATGAGCGGAGAATGGATCCTGGGTACCCTTCAGAGACCATCCTGTGGAAGGGAATACCAAGTCCTTTAGATGATGCTATGAGGTGGTCAGATG GCGCAAGCTACTTCTTCCGGGGCAAGGAGTACTGGAAAGTGCTGGACAGTGACCTGGAAGCCCAGCCTGGTTATCCCCAGTCCATCGCTAGAGACTGGCTGGTGTGCAGCGACATGCAGTCCGACGCCCCAGAAGCAGCCgggagcagcaggactggggcACGCTCCAAACCAGGGCAGCATGACGAGAGCCGCTCAGAAAACGGCTACGAGGTCTGCTCCTGCACCTCGGCCTCCCCATCCCTCCGGGCCTGCCCTGTGCTCAGACTGTCAGCCAGCCTTGTGCTGACGAGCGTGTGGACAGCAACACTGATGTGTGCAGCCCTATGA
- the MMP17 gene encoding matrix metalloproteinase-17 isoform X1 → MLSPAARHRARRREMLLVVALWLAWQEAPAAPTPAADDITRGVDWLTKFGYLPPPDPVTGQLQTQEELTKAITAMQRFGGLEATGVLDEATLELMKTPRCSLPDLATTETRRKRFAQAVTKWSKRNLSWRVRTFPKESHLGHDTVRALMYYALKVWSDITPLNFHEVAGNNADIQIDFSKADHNDGYPFDGPGGTVAHAFFPGDHHTAGDTHFDDDEYWTFRSSDAHGMDLFAVAVHEFGHAIGLTHISAIESIMRPYYQGPVGDPLKYDLPYEDKVRIWQLYGVRESVSPTAKPEVSKTDDHPILPELPENRSTVPLRRDVPNRCNTHFDAVAQIRGEAFFFKGKYFWRLTRNKHLVSLQPAQIHRFWRGLPLNLDSLDAVYERTSDHKIVFFKGDRYWVFKDNNVEEGYPRPISDFGLPLGGIDAAFSWAHNDKTYFFKDNLYWCYDDHERRMDPGYPSETILWKGIPSPLDDAMRWSDGASYFFRGKEYWKVLDSDLEAQPGYPQSIARDWLVCSDMQSDAPEAAGSSRTGARSKPGQHDESRSENGYEVCSCTSASPSLRACPVLRLSASLVLTSVWTATLMCAAL, encoded by the exons GACTGGCTGACAAAATTTGGGTATCTGCCTCCTCCGGATCCTGTCACAGGACAACTGCAGACACAGGAGGAGCTCACCAAGGCCATCACTGCCATGCAGCGGTTTGGGGGGCTCGAGGCAACGGGGGTCCTAG ACGAAGCCACGCTGGAGCTGATGAAGACCCCTCGCTGCTCTCTGCCCGACCTTGCCACCACGGAGACCAGGAGGAAGAGATTTGCACAGGCTGTCACCAAGTGGAGCAAAAGGAACTTGTCTTGGAG AGTTCGCACCTTCCCAAAAGAGTCCCACCTGGGCCACGACACAGTCCGAGCCCTGATGTACTATGCCCTGAAGGTCTGGAGCGACATTACCCCACTGAATTTCCATGAAGTGGCAGGTAACAACGCTGATATCCAGATAGACTTCTCCAAGGCAGATCACAATGATGGCTATCCCTTTGATGGGCCTGGTGGGACAGTGGCACATGCTTTCTTCCCTGGAGACCATCACACAGCTGGAGACACTCATTTTGACGATGACGAATACTGGACCTTCCGATCATCAG ATGCTCATGGGATGGACCTGTTTGCTGTAGCTGTCCATGAGTTTGGCCATGCTATTGGCTTGACCCACATCTCTGCCATAGAGTCTATCATGAGACCCTACTACCAAGGTCCAGTGGGGGATCCTCTGAAGTATGACCTACCTTATGAGGACAAAGTCCGAATCTGGCAACTCTACG GAGTCAGGGAATCTGTGTCCCCCACAGCCAAGCCTGAAGTAAGCAAAACTGATGACCATCCTATCCTGCCAGAGCTGCCAGAGAACCGCTCCACTGTCCC GCTCAGGCGGGACGTGCCCAACAGATGCAACACTCACTTTGACGCGGTGGCCCAGATCAGGGGAGAGGCTTTCTTCTTCAAAG GCAAGTACTTCTGGAGACTGACTCGCAATAAGCACTTGGTCTCCCTCCAGCCGGCTCAGATCCACCGTTTCTGGCGGGGCTTGCCGCTCAACCTGGACAGCCTGGACGCGGTCTATGAGAGAACCAGCGACCACAAGATTGTCTTCTTCAAAG gaGACAGATACTGGGTCTTCAAAGACAATAACGTGGAGGAAGGATATCCACGGCCGATCTCGGACTTCGGTCTGCCACTGGGAGGAATCGACGCTGCTTTCTCCTGGGCCCACAATGACAAGACTTATTTCTTTAAGGACAATCTCTACTGGTGCTACGACGACCATGAGCGGAGAATGGATCCTGGGTACCCTTCAGAGACCATCCTGTGGAAGGGAATACCAAGTCCTTTAGATGATGCTATGAGGTGGTCAGATG GCGCAAGCTACTTCTTCCGGGGCAAGGAGTACTGGAAAGTGCTGGACAGTGACCTGGAAGCCCAGCCTGGTTATCCCCAGTCCATCGCTAGAGACTGGCTGGTGTGCAGCGACATGCAGTCCGACGCCCCAGAAGCAGCCgggagcagcaggactggggcACGCTCCAAACCAGGGCAGCATGACGAGAGCCGCTCAGAAAACGGCTACGAGGTCTGCTCCTGCACCTCGGCCTCCCCATCCCTCCGGGCCTGCCCTGTGCTCAGACTGTCAGCCAGCCTTGTGCTGACGAGCGTGTGGACAGCAACACTGATGTGTGCAGCCCTATGA